The Raphanus sativus cultivar WK10039 chromosome 6, ASM80110v3, whole genome shotgun sequence sequence TTGAAAAAATTATGTACtccaaactatttttttgtgcaacacGGACTCCAAACTTtcaaataatgataatttagcttCGTGGTAACCTTATTTTTAAaggatttaaaatattaatttaaataacacTCAAAGATTTTTATCCTGAAAAATCACTTTATGAATCTTTAAAAGATGATTTTACTAGCCGAAAAAATGATTTGACAAACAATACAATACTTGGATTATCAACTATAGTATATGGTGCTGAAActgtatattatattatatatatatatatacgacgttgaatttgtatataatttctttttgaatttgtatataattaacTTTGTGGGAATTTATTAACTCTGTATATAATTAACTTCTTGGgaatttattaaataactttGGGGAATTTATTAAATAGCTTAAAACACATTATTCATCTTTTTAGATTATAACTATTTTTGAAAGAAGCATGCTTTtagtattttggattttttagattttataaatttacagaaacaaagaaaaatcatgGATAATTAGGGGCCATGCGAAAATTACttgtcttgtttttttcttaagatTTTTTCCTTTTGCACAATAATATGAGTCCCTTAGATTTTAGATGAACATGTGCCATTCAGCGTAAAGACAATTAGAATTTAATGTGCTGGAAAGTggaaaagttatttttatttgcattctccctttaaatacttttatattttggatattgaTACTGAAAAGGATGGGTCACTATAATGTTTTTGGgatttatttattgtttggtCTGTGCCTTTGAAAGCAACTTAGATATTTCAGAttgctaaaataatttttagccacatatttttctgtttagtACTAAAATACTGTGGCGCACAATATTATTATCAGTCTTTTTCTTATAACGGCAATATAATTATCATTCTTACAAGTAAAAAGTATGTCAAGTtgcttttttcctttttgaataATACTTTTCTTTTCTACCTTTTTGCATTTTGTGGCAAAGCAATTGTGTTCCCTTTTCGTGTTTTCCCTACCTTGCATTAAGAATAAATTTTATGAATTCGGATTTTCCTTCCAACTTGTTTTACTTCACCGAACGCATGTTCGAAAAATCTTGGAAATACATAAAATTTGGCACCCAACAAAAACATTGACTAATGCCAAACGCGTTTCAAGCGCAAACGCACGACTATAGTCAGTTGATACACACAACACATATTGGCCGTGCCCCTCTTGCTAATAAGTTAGAGCCTAGAGGGtatgaaaaattataatgtATTTGCTTTTATCAAATGGTTTCAAATATGAGGCAACAGTGTCGTTAAGATGTTAAGACCCATATATGAATAGAAGCAAAGAGAAGTATTCTCCTTTTCCATGTGTTTCTATTAGTTTTAATGTGGaagtgtttaaaataaaattaagtaaaaaaaaagtgtttaaaataaaagaaaattattaattagtttagtaaaaaatgtaaaacaaaggCTTAACTAATTATGAgccttttttttattgaattttgtagcagtgattttttttgtcaaaaaatccATTTTTTTTGCCATTCAAGATTTTTGGGAAATAGATTTTCTTTACCACTGCTTTTATATAAAACACTTTTCAATATTATACAGAAAACCCAAGAACCAGTTTTCAGGTTTTTCAGAAATAATACCTTAGTTTTATAAggttctaaaaatcggtcttGATGGTGCCTAGACGGTAACTCGGTCATATCcgaaacaattttcttaaaatctaatttatacAATTTAAATTGCTCTAAATTGGTTTAATCAATCTAAAttaatctaaatatattaaactaagcAAAAATGTTATTacaaatctataatttttttctaatttattttgtttttcatatctaattttaataattcatcacaataattttataattaaacttaaaaactaaaatatatcatataactgtatgatatataaaataaagaaataatttgTTAGCGCTTAGGCTTCGCCTAGACTCCAGATAATCCGCCTAATCGTTAATCTTCTTTAAAATGTTTAGTTACCGCCTAGCAATTTTTAGAACATTAAAATACTGCTATTTCATCATTTTTAGTGATATATTTcctttagatattttaaatatttaatagaaattttatataatatattaataaaattattattttctagtGATAagcataatattttataaatttacagattcttattttatgatatttaaataaattatatacttatctcaaataaatatttattatgtcaACAAATAATAatgctaataataataatagtttgaatttaaatttagcCACGAAAGGATATAATTTCTTATTAGAATCGCTATATAACTATATTACTACATATAATAAAGGGTAGCTTAGAATACGTATTTTGACAAtctaaaattacaaaaagatattttcttaattatccCAATAACTCAGAATAAATTCAGTAAAATGgtataaatttaattaagtaatttcaaatatctaaatgcaaacaacataaatataaaagcacaaaacttttataaaataataataataataataataataataatataataataataataataataataacatataaaGCCAGAAGCCAGAAACTAAAAAACACcattcaaatttattaaaagaaaaatctgcATAAAATCTAAAACTCAGAAACCAAAGAACAAAagcaaaattaaaaatctaaaacttaaAAACCAAACATAATCAAGGCTTTAATCTATGTTATGTTAAAGGTTCTATTGTATTGATCTCCTCAAAAACTACTTTGATTGACTAACTAACCTTAATATAGTATGATAAATTTggggaaacaaaataaaatgaagataTGATGCCTCAAGATATCACTAAgctaagttcaaaaaaaaaataactcaaGATATCACTGGAATTAAAACTAAATGGGGATATTGCTTACGGCTCATATGAATATTCGGAAAAATATCTATTTGTGGGTTGCACCTCCTACACAGAAATTAGAtctgtaaaaaaacaaaacaaaacaaattatgcTGATACAGAGGCGAATAAAACATGCTTTGATTTCAtaccaaaaatagttttttctttttgctaaaagaCCGAAAATAGTATTTGATTACTATGATATATATACTGTAGATTATCATCAcgattttatatattctttgaTCAAAGAAATTCATTAGAAAATTAAAACCTATCTTTGTTGTATAACTTGGTGATTTTAGTTGTACCATCCCCTTATTAttaaggagaaaaaaaaaagaataacctTACAAAAGTAAATTATTTACAGTTGTACCATTTTGCATGTATCACAATGACAATCATTCTCGGCCTCTTTTGATCTTTACCCTTTCATAGCTaaactatttactaaatttacCATTGGACTAACATATCATATTTAatgctttttgttttgaaaaagtaTTTAATGCTTATTTTGTAATGCTTTTGCATAATGACTATGAAATCTTTCACACCTAATTAACAGTAACATTTCCTTTACACATGCATGTTTTTTTAACATTCCGTAGCTGTTATTaaaagaagaattggatgaCGACGTAAACGAAGAAAGTACTATGTAAAAGATTTTGGAGCATCaactatgatttttattttataaccaGAACATGTGCATGCTCTTGGTTACATTACTGACTCAACAATATATACATGGCATCGTCGCAGTCAATATGTCGATTGAGAAACTGActcaaaaaaattatctaacTAAACTGACTCAAAGGAGACATgtgatttataaatttatgtcgtatttttattagtttataactTTGCTATGTTATCTAATTACattatttttgctttattaatatagaaaaaaatatctatgCGACAGTGAAGAAATCCAATTTGAGTAAAGAAAACGTAATCATATTCCTAATGAGCACTATATTCTCTGTATGAAATTAACgtttatcaaatataatttttgatgttataaaatataatattacaacTTATGTTTCAtgaattgttaatatttttattttaataatagtctcatcctgcgCAAAGTCttaatctatttataaattatagccATGGTATATATCTTACTTACATAGTAGTGTCGTCCCTATTACCACATGAATTTTCATAAAGTTTTGTTTCTCAGTGGAATGCATGGTTCTAGGGATAAATTGAAAAAGCACTCAGGGGGAAAAGAATTTCAAGAAAATTTTGAGATAAACCATTAGTGTATATAGTTTCGTTGGGAAACCTACGATTTAGTGTTGACTTTTGATAAGCAAAGTAAAACCACACCATGAATTGGAAGTGGGAGTCAACCCTCcactaaaaaaataatcacttaatgtatttgaaaaaaaaattcactactttttaattaaattgttttttaaattatctaCTTAGGATATGCTTTCCTGCCAACCGAAAACGTAGTTTTTGGGATTGTTAGATTGAcagcgtttcgaaacaatcatacaaaccgttacaaatctttttaaaccgttctaatttttttttaatcaaaaactgATTTTACCTGTGTTTGCGCTTGCGGACGCTTACAaatggataaataaatataaaattatattaaaattttaaaattaaaaattaaaaatagaaatattataaaaaacatatacaaattttatatattaatttaaaccCACAAATAGTAttataataaacataatattattataaatcatattatattaataatcattatattttatcacaatagtatgtttttatactttttataatattataatatgttaatactggtaatttattattaaacaacTGCAATATCTTTTATTCAATCAATCATAAATATGCGGCAAAcacaacaatttttaaaaattgtgcGAATTGTACAAAATGTTTATTAACAATTTGAACTGCAACTTTTTGCATCCATAAACTCTTGCATCTGCACCTGCAACCGCGATGGCAGCCGATGCGTTCAAACGAGTCGCCCCTTCATTTTTACCCTTATTTATAGTCTTAATGAAAGCTTTACCATTATCTCTTATCATTTTTTCCGAACTACAGAATTAAGTATTTTACCTACGAGTCATTTAGTTAGTAATCAAGCGACAGATGAATTGAATCAGTGCCAAGAAAAACTTTTGCGATATGTGTAGATTTCCACaaggaaacataaaaattaaaagaaaagactTTCCACAAAGGAAGGCATCTTCTACGATGCTGACACGTGTAAACTACTTTAGACTTCTGTGAGGAAGTCCTGACACGCCTCAAAAAGATAAGCAAAAAAGTGATAAAAAGAATAGTCTTTTCTTAGACTTTTGtattctttctatattttatgTTTCAGGTAAAAGTGACATGTTGTAATTGAATTAACTTATCGTTTTCGAtgaaagtttattttaaaaaattaatacttgcttgtctattctattaaatcgTAAGAAATATATACTCTTGCAAAGTCGAATTTACTTTGTTAACTTAAATGAAAAGGAGGAAAGAAAAAGTAACGTCACTagaaagtataaaaaaaaacaaataaaagccTCCCTTAAAAGAATCCATGGAGAAACAAAAGCTACTTTTTCTTTGAGCTACCTTTCACATTTCTATTTGAATATTGTTAGATCATGGATGTAGCAACAATACAAgtctataaataatataatgtaaaaGGCAATAAGAGAGTAGAAACACAATAGAAAACATATGGCCTACACAACCAACTCATTTTCTACTCTTTTATGGGTCTTACAGAGTcttttgtccaataaaaatacTGAGAAATCTCTTCATTTTCTTTCCATCAATACAtctttacaataaaaaaaaaagtacgcAAAGATAAGCGAATAACATATCATTGCATCCTGCATCCACTGGACTCAGGGGCACGTTGTACATTCCCATAAGCTGTTAGCTCAATGAGATCCATATCCCGTCCTAAATAAAATTTCCGCAAAGAACAGTTTCGGATTAAAACTTATCTAATAAATATTAGTTTGTTTCTATGTAGAAGAGAGTGAGAAGGAGGATACAGCAGAAATTACCAGCAACTCGGCAGTAGGAACTCCTCTGGATAAGCTCGGCTCTAGAAATGTCGGTTTTATTTCCCTTCGATCGGTTTACCTTTGCCTGCAAACATAAAAATGTGAAACATCTTCAATTTTCCTACTGGTTTCAACTCCAAAATCTATATTTGGTTTTTAGGTTTATAAGTAAGGCGAATAAGAGAGAATAGTAACTATAAACAGGTAAGCTACGTACCTGCAGAACCTGACAGTTGTCCAGAGTGCTCTTGCCACCCTATAAAcattagaaataaaaattcttCAGATACTTTAGAAGAAGCACAATCTACTCCTGCATATCATACTATATAATCTCCTATGAATCCATTATATGCATTTCAGCAAAAGAGGGATAGACCCACCAACAAaattcaggaaaaaaaaatctcaatttGGAGAATTAGGGGGTCACAATCAAAGTGAATGCAAGAAACATGACAGTAATAGTTCAAGAGCTTTCTGGATGGTTTAGAAACTAGTTATCACTTCCGAgaaatttcataatattttctattgtaGCGTTACCTTACCTCTAATAGGTCTAACAGAGCCAGTAAGATCCTAAAATTCATGGGGCAAAACAGTCTCATGAAGTGAGAGTGTATGGACCAAGAAGAGAAAGACAAAAACCTTGGAGTAAGGAACAATGTGGTCGTAATCATGACACAAGCATCCAGGACAGCCTACGAGCTTCCTAAACACAATGTTCCCTAAATGATCTCTCCTCCAACGCTCAGGGTCTCTGCCTTTAATCTTCTCCGCTTTCTCCCAGCATTGCTGCTTCACGCTGTAAGGGAAGCTCCTCGGCTCTGGATTCGGGTCATCGTAACCCGGCCCGGGAAAGAGACCCGTCTCCTCGCGGTCGAGTATAGTGGCCGAAGTCGCAACCTTTCCGCCGCGTGATTCGCCGGAAGTCCGGCTGGGTGACCCTGAAGGTCGGGTCTTTGgtggggaagaagaagaggaaaaggCTCCTCCTCGGTTTCGGCGTCGGTGGTGGTCTTTGCCGCCGTGTTTCATCGCCGAGAGTTGATTATCCGAATCCGAGGAGGAGTTTTTGTGGACGAAGAAAATCAAAAGATTACAGAGTCTTCGTGAGATGAGTGTCGTAGGCCAATCCATTTTGAACTAAAACCCTCCTAGGCCCATAAGTCCATATATACATTTCATAAATGGGCTCATtcatatattgaaaaaaaatattcaatttagATATTCATAATTTGCtatttacaaagaaaacaaaagatgaaataaaagaaacaaatctaa is a genomic window containing:
- the LOC108806924 gene encoding uncharacterized protein LOC108806924; this encodes MDWPTTLISRRLCNLLIFFVHKNSSSDSDNQLSAMKHGGKDHHRRRNRGGAFSSSSSPPKTRPSGSPSRTSGESRGGKVATSATILDREETGLFPGPGYDDPNPEPRSFPYSVKQQCWEKAEKIKGRDPERWRRDHLGNIVFRKLVGCPGCLCHDYDHIVPYSKGGKSTLDNCQVLQAKVNRSKGNKTDISRAELIQRSSYCRVAGRDMDLIELTAYGNVQRAPESSGCRMQ